The Glycine soja cultivar W05 chromosome 9, ASM419377v2, whole genome shotgun sequence sequence CATCAGGAGTACAATcaagaataacaaaaaaatattttgcatctTTAACTTTCTCTATGATTGACTTTTTAACTTGGAAGACTATCATTTCTATAAGCTCGTTTTGTATGGTATTACTCAAGAAATGATTACGAGTTTCATTACTTTTTATGCGCCTAACATGTTCTTGCATAATTGGATCAAATTCCGCAAGCATCTCAATCAAACTCAAAAAATTACCATTACCTTTTTCATATATCTTTTCATTTGTTCCACGAAAAGCAAGATTATTTTTAGAAAGATATTTGACTATAGCTATAATCCTAAGTAGAACCTTTTCCCAATGttccttttctttgttaatttgttCTTGTATATGCTTATcaattgtttgttttgttgtcaATCTCTTTTCTAGTTCAATCCACTTGgtcatattaattatatgttcACGATTTGTTCCATGACTCTTAAGTTTGGAACCAAGATTCTTCCAATCTTTAGTCCCTTCATTTGCTAGTTGACTAACATTTGTTGAACCAAATAACTTACAGCAAAAACAATACATTTTGTCTAAATCTTTAGAATAAACTAGTCATCTTCTATCATGTTTTTCTCCATTTGACAGTGTTCGTTGATAACATGATGAATAGaaatatctattattttcatcttttggataTTGAAAATTGTCATGTCTGATAGGACCCTTTTCTATCATTAAATCTCTAAATTTTCCATCAATATTTTTCTATAGTCCTGGGTCATAAATATTTGTAGGTACTTCACTAGAAGTGTTATTATGCTCAACATTCCCTTCTACTcctatttctaaaatattgtcTTCTAGTTCTTGATTGAAATTATGACTATTTGTGTTGTCAGTATTATTTATAGGTGGTTGTTCTATCACGTTTTCACCATTGTCAGTATCATCTCTAGGTGGTTGTTCTACACCGTTGCCAGTATTATCTATAGGTGGTTGTTCTATAACATTTTTCTCGTTGTTAGTATGATCTATCAGTGGTTGTTCTATCACATTTTCACCTATTGAACTTGCTTTTGCGTCATTTTTATgaataacaaatttatcaagGACACCACATTGAGATTCAATTAGCTTTTTAACGTTtcgttttttcttcaatttttcataaCCAGATTCATACTTTCTATTtgacattttctttttgtaaataatcaaaataaaaaaattaactaaatattaaagaaatctaaatacactaaactctaaaataaatatagaaaatgatGATCGATGAACAGAACGATAGAACCTGGAATTGGAAACAGACagagattttgttgtttagATGTTGTGTCAGGCGCAAGGGTGCTATGTGATACGTGTTGTATTGCTGTGTACCCAGAGTCATGCCCGTGAAATGAATCGTTCCACCAATCCACTAGGATGGAGATGAAAGGCTCCGTACGCGGGACATCGGGATGTATGCGGTTTATAGCCGTTCAGAATCCAAACGATGTCAAATCCAGAGAGGTTGAGCTGCGGAGACAAAGTTTGATCAATAGACAATAGGTTTCATTTAAGGGAAGGAGaagaatagatttttttatgaatagaaGATGAGAAGATGAAAAAACGTGAATAATGGAGTCTGGAGAGTGAGATACGTTAGTTAGGGAATTAAGATGGATTAAAGGAAAGTTAATAGGGATTTACTTTTTtgagataaataaaatactttaaataacattaattgtgatattggttagtttttaaaaagatgatattgattgactaatttttagggaagagagagattctaaattattttattttgatcagttaaaatttgttaatagttagtaataaaaaaattttaggggcctaaattttttttttttttggccttAGGTTGATATCTAATTTGTCTTACATCTTGAACGACCCTGGAAAGGAAGCTTCCATGCATGAAGCCAATACCAAATGCCGATGTTTcaattctttgtttttgttgattACTCAAACTCAACTTACTTCAATGCAAGTCATGGTGACtactatataaatatttgtttgtgcCTATGATTTGTGGAGTTATaactatttattaataatagagTCTAATTTCAGTTTTCTAATTACACTGTCAATTAGAGATTGTAATCAGTATAACTATTAATacaattattgtaaaaataaataaatttatcataataattatgattaaataataatataaaatatcaacaaaTTGTTGGTATAATTGAAAAAACGTGATTGTGAGAAGATACACTACTACATGTTATTAGTTAAGTTACTCGATGTAGATTAGCCATCGCCTCATTAATGTTTCATACCAATAACAATAcaataatatgtatattaatgGTTGGATGAGAAAAAATTTGGCCAAAATGCAATTTTTGTCccctattttctaaaatttgtgatttaagtcctcctataatttaattgagatatttcatcttcacttttaaaaagtcacaattttagttttccattttttaattgagacattttgtctccacttttaaaaaatttgtaattttgatccttgtgatcaattttaaatgttaatcTATATACTTTATAAACCTTGACTGACACATGTCtatttattattcatatgacacatttttttaattatttaattgctaACAAActtaacttattaaaaaaataaataaaaaaagtacataGTCAAGTTtaaaattgagaaagaaaactaaaattgtagattttttaataagtgagggacaaaatgtttaaataaaaaaataagacaaaatttgtggattttttaaaaattgagaacaaaatgtctcaattaaaaaataggaaaactaaaatctttaatttaaaaaaatagggaaACGAAAATTAGATTTTAGTCAAAATTATTAAGACTTAGTCTCTTTGTTGGAcagatttaataatatataaacgaGAGATTATAAAACCAATTTGTTGGAGATAGTTCAATTTTAGCACCGATCTGGTTGAATTTGATTGTAGTATATTGCTGAACCTCAAGTCTTCAATTACTTTTCAAAGGATCCTTTCAAATTTAGTTTACCATAAGGACATAGAAAAAATTATCCATATTTTCTTCAAGCACAATGCCAAATATGCACACTACAACATTAGAATCACTAGATAGATAAAAATGTCAaccatatatctatatatagaaaatattctATGTACTTCCTTTCAGTCCATGCTTGATACCAGATTAACAGGAATTAGGGATATGAAATGCATATTATATTGAAATCAAGTAGATCTCAATGACAATgtataatttaaaatggaaaCCTTCGGAGCTAAACAACGTATACATATCTTTCTATATTTcctattgataaataaatatcctattgatttctttttccttctatgGAACATCCAACTATTGCCAATGCATTTGTTTCTCCTGACTTCTGTTTTTACCTCCTTTTCTGCCTCAAGAAATTAACAGCTTAGTTAGGAGTGACGACATACATCTTACAAGCATGTGAATCTAATTCAGCAGATATTTCTCCCGAAACAGATGATTGTGTTGAATGctgcaaaattcaaaacaaattgTCAAAACGATAACACATAAGCATTTTTAGATGCTTTGCATTGTAAAGAAAAGGAACCAAATAAGTCAAACTAAGTATCTCACCGCCCATAAATCTCTTGCTTCAACTGAAGTTCCAGGTTTCAGGCCTATGTCAGACCAGGATGCAGTAACTTTTGCTTTGGATGAACTTCTATTCCATAAGATCACTGCTACCTTGTTATTACTGAGAGGACCTGCCCAAACCTGCAACACTAGCTTACTTTTAAGAAGTTCTATTGAGTAATATGACatacaagaaaaattaaaattagtaacaGAACaatttatattgaattttttaaaatttacctcAGAAATTGTTGTGACCACAGTATTAgtgaagaaaaacaatttttgtCACTAAATTTGGTCACTAAATCACTGAAGACACAAGTGATTTTCACTTCAAGTACATATTTGTTAGTatctactttatttttatatgataaggCAATAACACTTGAAAACTAGGCTGGTGCCAGCATCAAAGTTTTGTAGTTATGTGAAAACATGGAATATCATTATAAAGGAAGATGCTGACAACTTTATCCCCAGTTTTACTAGAAAAGAAACACTGAAAGGGAAAGGTTGTTACCTCTAAATCATTAGTACTTTTCACCTTCTTTCCTTGAACTCCAAGCTTGTCTGCAATATCATAgggttattaattttaaaagcattCTCTGTTTAAGAAAAGATAAGAAGGTTAATTTAGTCTGTCCATGCCTTGATTAACTGCAATAACTTCTTTGTTGCTTAGCAATTCTTTTGTGGTGGCATCCAGTGCTCTAATGTCACAACCAATCAACAAAGGAGCCTATATACACAGAAGAAATGTACTTAATGTgcaaaatacattattatatgGAAATGCCTAAGCAGCACGTGCTAAGTTTTTGTTGCAACTTAATTACCTTAGCTAATGACCATATGCTGAAATGAGCACGATATTCTTCTGTTGTCATGCCTCCATTTCCAACTTCTAGCATGTCAGGATCTATacaccaaaaaatgaaaatgtgaaCTTTAGTTTCTTTAATATGATGTAGTAAATAGGAATTATACATGGacctatttcttatttatttacttattttagttGAAGagctaatttttatttaagtacTAAGCAATCTGAGATTGATAACTATGTCCAAAACTAGTGAGTGGTGAGAATGATTACCATTCCATCCTCCAGGTCCAGCATAAGAAGCCCATTTGTCATTTAGATCTGCACGAGATATCATACTGTGgagaaaatattataagtttCCGATGttgaaaatgaatatatgaaACATAATGATGCAAGAAAATGATTTCCTTAAAAGCGATACTCTTCATAACTTAATAAATAATGTGTGCACAGATAATGTAAAGGGTTTTACACTGTTATATAATCATAAACTGTCATGTAtaataagtttgttaatttttacaataattacctTAAATGTCTTATCAACAAAATTCTTTTGATTAGTTGACAGAGTCAATTTTTTTACACAGAGAATGTGTAGAAAATAAACTCAACTTACTCATCATGTTGGTTCAAATAAGCTCCAGTGACTTTGTCAAGTGTTCAATAAAGCATGAATGTGATGCAAACAAGATAATGAAATTCCTCAAATTAGATTCATCTTATATTGACATTGaagatatataaatttatatatcataCCACGCATGCTTACCTATCCCACTTATCTTCAATGTCTCCTGTTGTTCTCCAACTATTTCCCACACTTTTGGCCCAAGTTGCTGGATCTTCTGATCCCCTGTGTTTGAGAAAGcaattaatagttaaaaaaaaagtaaattttctgGCTTAGAGGAATAGTAGAGGAGATGAAATTCTAATTAGTTATACTTTCTTCTAGCTATATAAATTCCTCAATGAAATAGTGAAGTTTATCAGCATAATGTATGTGAAACATGATCACCAATCTGGCTCACCATTCAcacaaagagaagaaaattggCCTTCCAGTGTTTGCCAAAGCTTCACTCATTGGAGGGTACCTGTGTCACAAAATGTATCAATTCCTAGATTTTAGAAGCATGTAATTAATTGTTTGTGTGCACTTGAAGGTCACAAATACCTTTCTTTGGGGCTTATATTGTTATTCTCACAGTTATCATACTTCAAGTAGTCAATCCCCTAAAGTAACATTGAAAGTAGatgttaataaaattagttacatAGGatatatgttgatataaatgaaaaatgacTTTGAAATGAATGCATGTTACCCAGGAAGCAAATGTTTTTGCATCTTGTTCTTCATGTCCAAGTGATCCAGGCATAGTTTTACTGCACGTTTGATTTCTGCAGATAAATTgtcacagataaaaaaaatggttgaataatcataaatatacaaaaatcaAAGTTTAAGTTTAACATATGACATACCCTGCATCAGAATATATCCCCAACTTCAAACCATTTTTATGAACATAATCAGCTAGTGCCTTCATTCCGGAAGGAAATGTTGAGGCTTTGGGAACCAAATTGCCCTGCCACAATTTTACATTAGCCAAATTAAATATCACAGAAAgaagatattatattttgatatgCAATTTTACCTTTGAGTCTCGGTTAAGCTCTCCCCAACAATCATctaaaaatttatagaaaaataataaattagtatttcaatgcataaataagcataattttatactattaatgaCTACAATAACAATACAAAATGTCCTACCTATGTTAATATATTGGTAACCTAGAGCAGCAAGGCCAGTTGACACCATAGCATCGGCTGCATTATGAAGAGatataacacaacaaatattgGCAAGAATATGTCTAGCAatctaaatagttttttttttttttttgtatattccaAATTCATGTAGTAATAGTTAAGTTACCTGTTTCTCGAATTAAGTCTTCTTTAATATTGCAGGCAAAATGGTTCCAGCTATTCCATCTGAATTTTATAATCAGTAATTGGTCATTGTGCATTTACTTTCATCACTAATGAAatcataggttttttttttaaacatcacTTTatgtatgttatttttatgGTTACAAAAATAGCCTTCCAAGTCAAAACATTaagtgtaaaataaataaagaagtcaaAACATTAATTCAACACTCAATAGTATGGGCTTccaaaatcaaacttttatggGTGTAGACCTGAGCTTCCATCACaagttaaaaatcaaacatatttctATATATCAATTTCAAAACTTTTTACATTAAACACTAATTATTTGAAACCTAAATAATTTGATGAGTCGAATGTATGCACACTCGGCACAACGGTTCAAGGGCTCATACAATAATGAAAGTTCCTTGTTCAATTCTCATTTCTTGTTGGCTTTAGGCAAATACAAGGTTTGCTTTTGGTTATGTTAAGCAAAGTTAACTGAAAGTTAGTTGAAATCTGAAAAATTAGTtggaagttaaaaaattaactgaaagttgaaagttaaaaattagtttattaaattataag is a genomic window containing:
- the LOC114368711 gene encoding alpha-galactosidase-like — its product is MVYNMVIQYSSNWSCNLSMMARLALCLLVMLSNNASSSSARLLFNRTRGGFTIMPKEVHRRNLLDNGLGHTPPMGWNSWNHFACNIKEDLIRETADAMVSTGLAALGYQYINIDDCWGELNRDSKGNLVPKASTFPSGMKALADYVHKNGLKLGIYSDAGNQTCSKTMPGSLGHEEQDAKTFASWGIDYLKYDNCENNNISPKERYPPMSEALANTGRPIFFSLCEWGSEDPATWAKSVGNSWRTTGDIEDKWDSMISRADLNDKWASYAGPGGWNDPDMLEVGNGGMTTEEYRAHFSIWSLAKAPLLIGCDIRALDATTKELLSNKEVIAVNQDKLGVQGKKVKSTNDLEVWAGPLSNNKVAVILWNRSSSKAKVTASWSDIGLKPGTSVEARDLWAHSTQSSVSGEISAELDSHACKMYVVTPN